One stretch of Arachis hypogaea cultivar Tifrunner chromosome 20, arahy.Tifrunner.gnm2.J5K5, whole genome shotgun sequence DNA includes these proteins:
- the LOC140183202 gene encoding uncharacterized protein: protein MTSEKLMVAKKDLSWADFVELWFMGQGYEDHLTKSVDDVCAADKTTWKKIDAQLCNLMWQTIDPPKLTMFRAYKTCKKVWDRAKALYTNDIARLYHVAKKLCSLQLQGTDMESYVGAVEAVKEELSTLLPYVSNADDHHAQQGKLFLVLTLLGLPAELESLWQQILGTSPVPSLQDVFARLLQSGPSLETHTFDQTALASQSSSQVSFPVPTRGGRGGRGNRTRLSCTYCHRIGHTQDKCYALHGRPTKVANVVQTNEPSDVHSAAQTQGIFVSGNDYDEFFKYQASKQASTPVASVAHSGNSVVCISHSSSLGPWVLDSGASDHISGSRDGIDDWYRMRVSRTVSACLTHYYCVFCKHVRSSFSSRVNTRAASPFSVIHSDVWGPSRVTSHSAPSSSYLSSQGILHQSSCPHTPQQNGVAERKHRHLIETARTLLLHTHVPLKFWGEAVLTACKDKLTARSIKCVFLGYTRFQKGYRCYSPALNRFFVSADVTFLENTHFFSAPDITSPSITEVLPVPYLDGPPIPTKPLQVYHRRPRPAVQDNSSPKPVVEPSLDPSSGVSSSPPIPLK from the exons ATGACCTCTGAAAAATTGATGGTTGCCAAAAAAGACCTTTCTTGGGCTGATTTTGTGGAACTTTGGTTCATGGGGCAAGGCTATGAAGACCACCTTACTAAATCTGTTGATGATGTTTGCGCCGCTGACAAAACCACTTGGAAGAAGATTGATGCCCAGCTATGTAACCTTATGTGGCAGACCATTGATCCACCAAAGCTGACTATGTTTCGGGCTTACAAAACTTGTAAAAAGGTGTGGGATCGTGCTAAAGCTTTATACACTAATGACATTGCAAGACTTTACCATGTTGCTAAGAAGCTGTGTAGTTTACAGCTTCAAGGAACTGATATGGAATCTTATGTTGGGGCTGTGGAAGCTGTCAAGGAAGAGTTGTCGACTCTCCTTCCCTATGTGTCTAATGCTGATGACCATCATGCTCAACAGGGAAAGCTGTTTTTGGTACTTACGTTACTTGGGTTGCCAGCTGAACTTGAATCTCTTTGGCAACAAATATTGGGCACCTCACCCGTTCCTTCCCTTCAAGACGTATTTGCACGACTCTTGCAATCCGGCCCCTCTCTTGAGACCCATACTTTCGACCAAACTGCATTGGCATCCCAATCTTCTTCTCAAGTGTCCTTTCCAGTGCCCACTCGCGGCGGCCGTGGGGGTCGTGGTAATCGTACTCGCCTTAGTTGTACCTATTGCCATAGGATTGGTCATACTCAGGATAAATGTTATGCTCTCCATGGTCGTCCTACCAAGGTAGCTAATGTTGTCCAAACTAATGAGCCATCTGACGTTCACTCCGCCGCACAAACACAAGGGATATTTGTCTCTGGCAATGATTATGATGAGTTTTTCAAGTACCAAGCCTCAAAGCAGGCATCTACTCCCGTTGCTTCGGTGGCCCACTCTGGTAATTCTGTTGTTTGTATCTCTCATTCCTCTTCTCTTGGACCATGGGTCCTTGACTCAGGTGCTTCTGATCACATTTCTG GATCGAGGGACGGGATAGACGATTGGTACAGGATGCGAGTCTCAAGGACTGTATCAGCTTGCCTTACCCACTACTACTGTGTCTTCT GTAAACATGTTCGTAGTTCTTTTTCAAGTCGTGTCAATACACGAGCTGCGTCTCCCTTTTCTGTTATTCATTCTGATGTATGGGGACCTAGTCGTGTTACTTCTCATTCTG CACCCTCTTCGTCTTACTTGTCCTCCCAAGGCATTCTACATCAGTCGTCTTGTCCTCATACCCCTCAACAGAATGGTGTGGCTGAGCGTAAACATCGTCACTTGATTGAAACTGCTCGCACTCTTCTTCTCCATACTCATGTTCCCCTTAAGTTTTGGGGTGAGGCTGTTCTGACTGCAT GCAAAGACAAGTTAACTGCTCGCTCTATCAAATGTGTTTTCTTAGGGTACACTCGATTTCAAAAGGGTTATCGTTGTTATTCTCCAGCTCTTAATCGTTTCTTCGTGTCTGCCGATGTCACTTTTCTTGAGAATACCCATTTTTTCTCTGCACCCGACATCACTTCACCTTCCATTACGGAGGTGCTTCCTGTTCCTTACTTAGATGGGCCTCCTATTCCCACAAAGCCTCTCCAGGTTTATCATCGCCGCCCACGGCCTGCAGTCCAAGATAACTCATCTCCTAAACCCGTGGTTGAGCCGTCCTTGGATCCTTCTTCGGGAGTTAGCAGTAGTCCTCCTATTCCTCTCAAATAA